CTGTCTTACCCAAAAAAGGTTTGCGATGGTTTAAGGTTTCCTGTAAAACGGAAAAATCTCCAGATGAACGAGTGAGTTTTTTTGGGCATGTTTCTGATATCACAGATTTAAAGGATAAAGAAGAAAAACTTCGTATCTCTGAAGAGCGTTTTCAGTTTGCCCTTGATGCTTCTACTGTCGGGATCTGGGATTGGAATATGGTGACCAACAGTGTTTTTTACTCTTCACTTTCATTGAAAATTTTGGAATTAGAATCAACAGATATTTTTGATGATCCTGAACGCTGGGATAAAATTGTTCATCCGGATGATCTGCCCAAATATTACTCAGACATCCATGAACATTTTGATAATAAGATTCCGTATTACGAAAATTATCATCGTGTAATGACTTCGAGCGGACACTATAAATGGATTCTTGATCGCGGTAAAGTAATTGAGCGCGATGAAAATGGAAAACCTTTGCGGGTTATCGGAACTCATACCGATGTGTCTTTGCAGAAAGAAAAAGAATTGGAGCTGATAAAAACAATGAAATTGTACAGCGATCAGAATAGTAGGTTGCTGAATTTTTCGCATATAGTTTCGCATAACTTAAATACGCAGGCCGGTAATATAAAATCTATTTTGGATTTTATCGATGCCGATGTTGATAAACAAACTGTAAGTGAGATGTTGGTGCATTTACGAACTGTTTCGAATGATTTGAATGACACTATTTTAAATCTAACGCAGATTGTAAAGACTCAAAGTAATATCAATATTTCGGTCGTTCCTTTGAAACTTTGTGAATATATCGATAAAACAATCTCGACAATCAAAGGATTTGATAAACGTAAGCATGTTACGATGATTAATAACGTGCCCAATTATCTGACTATTAATTTTAATCCGGCTTATCTTGAGAGTGTTTTACTGAATTTTACAACTAATGCTATAAAATATGCGCATCCTGATCGTGATCCTTTGATTATTTTTGATTTTGCAATTGAGCCGGACGGTTATAAATCATTAAAAATTACAGATAACGGTTTGGGGATCGATTTAGCTATTCATGGCGATCTTTTATTCGGAATGTACAAAACCTTTCATAAACATGAAGAAGCTCGCGGAATTGGCTTGTATATTACCAGAAATCAAATTGAAGCGATGAAAGGAACTATTAAAGTAGAAAGTGAGGTTGGAGTAGGAACCAGTTTTAAAATTATCTTTGGAGATTTGTAAAACGGTTTTTAAGGATGATAAAAACAAATAAGGCTATCTAATTAAAGATAGCCTTATTTGTTTTTATGTTTTAGAGGTTTTATTTAGCAATATTAACTGCTCTTGTTTCTCTAATTACGGTCACTTTTACCTGACCTGGATAAGTCATTTCTGTTTGGATTTTTTGTGAAATCTCGAATGAAAGATTTGCTGCATTGTCATCAGAAACTTTTTCGCTTTCTACAATTACACGAAGTTCTCTACCAGCCTGAATTGCATAAGCATTTTTTACTCCAGAGAAACCATATGCAACTTCTTCAAGGTCTTTCAAACGCTGAATATATGAATCCAGTACCTGACGTCTCGCGCCTGGTCTTGCTCCTGAAATTGCATCACAAACCTGAATAATTGGAGATAATAATGATTTCATTTCGATTTCGTCGTGGTGAGCTCCAATTGCATTACATACTTCTTCTTTTTCACCATATTTCTCAGCCCATTGCATACCTAATAATGCGTGAGGAAGATCGCTTTCTGTATCTGGAACTTTACCAATATCGTGTAATAAACCAGCTCTTTTGGCTAATTTTACATTAAGCCCTAATTCTGCAGCCATAATACCACAAAGCTTAGAAACTTCTCTTGAGTGCTGTAATAAGTTTTGTCCGTAAGAAGAACGGTATTTCATTCTACCTACAACTTTAATCAATTCCGGGTGTAAACCATGAATTCCTAAGTCGATTACAGTACGCTTACCAACTTCAATGATTTCGTCATCAATTTGTTTAGCTGTTTTTGCAACAACTTCTTCAATTCTTGCTGGGTGAATACGTCCATCGGTCACTAATTTGTGTAATGACAAACGAGCAATTTCTCTACGAACAGGATCAAAACAAGAAAGGATAATAGCTTCTGGTGTGTCGTCAACAATGATTTCAACTCCTGTAGCAGCTTCCAAAGCTCTAATGTTACGACCTTCACGACCAATAATTCTACCTTTTACATCATCAGACTCAATGTTAAAAACAGAAACGCAATTTTCAACTGCTTCTTCTGTTCCAACTCTTTGAATGGTATTGATGATGATTTTTTTAGCTTCTTGTTGCGCTGTAAGTTTTGCCTCTTCAATAGTGTCCTGAATATGAGACATTGCTTTGCTTTTAGCTTCGGCTTTTAAACCTTCTACTAATTGCTCTTTTGCTTCATCTGCAGAAAGCCCTGAGATTACTTCTAATTGCTGTAACTGACTTTTGTGAAGTTTGTCAACTTCACTTTGTTTTTTGTCTAAAACTTCAATTTTGTTGTTGTATTCTTGTGTTTTAGCTTCAAAATCATCATTTACTTTTTTAGCTTTAGAAAGCTCATTTGAAACTTGAGATTCTTTATCGCGAACGCGTTTTTCTA
The sequence above is drawn from the Flavobacterium sp. N2038 genome and encodes:
- the rny gene encoding ribonuclease Y; the encoded protein is MDIITIIISGIVGIAAGFAIAKIIEKSNISNLIKNAKKEAASILKDANLEAENIKKDKILQAKERFIELKSEHEQVILARDKKVAEVEKRVRDKESQVSNELSKAKKVNDDFEAKTQEYNNKIEVLDKKQSEVDKLHKSQLQQLEVISGLSADEAKEQLVEGLKAEAKSKAMSHIQDTIEEAKLTAQQEAKKIIINTIQRVGTEEAVENCVSVFNIESDDVKGRIIGREGRNIRALEAATGVEIIVDDTPEAIILSCFDPVRREIARLSLHKLVTDGRIHPARIEEVVAKTAKQIDDEIIEVGKRTVIDLGIHGLHPELIKVVGRMKYRSSYGQNLLQHSREVSKLCGIMAAELGLNVKLAKRAGLLHDIGKVPDTESDLPHALLGMQWAEKYGEKEEVCNAIGAHHDEIEMKSLLSPIIQVCDAISGARPGARRQVLDSYIQRLKDLEEVAYGFSGVKNAYAIQAGRELRVIVESEKVSDDNAANLSFEISQKIQTEMTYPGQVKVTVIRETRAVNIAK
- a CDS encoding sensor histidine kinase, which gives rise to MVFDLYGNEDCLEVNNFYKKLLAEMPDLLFQFVIDKDNNYSFPLVSKSADDIFEISATEFTNEIKFIIYDRIFPDDRNFFFETLVTARKEIKPWEIEFRAVLPKKGLRWFKVSCKTEKSPDERVSFFGHVSDITDLKDKEEKLRISEERFQFALDASTVGIWDWNMVTNSVFYSSLSLKILELESTDIFDDPERWDKIVHPDDLPKYYSDIHEHFDNKIPYYENYHRVMTSSGHYKWILDRGKVIERDENGKPLRVIGTHTDVSLQKEKELELIKTMKLYSDQNSRLLNFSHIVSHNLNTQAGNIKSILDFIDADVDKQTVSEMLVHLRTVSNDLNDTILNLTQIVKTQSNINISVVPLKLCEYIDKTISTIKGFDKRKHVTMINNVPNYLTINFNPAYLESVLLNFTTNAIKYAHPDRDPLIIFDFAIEPDGYKSLKITDNGLGIDLAIHGDLLFGMYKTFHKHEEARGIGLYITRNQIEAMKGTIKVESEVGVGTSFKIIFGDL